One segment of Megachile rotundata isolate GNS110a chromosome 6, iyMegRotu1, whole genome shotgun sequence DNA contains the following:
- the LOC100880378 gene encoding potassium voltage-gated channel protein Shaw, producing MSVLNMDSENRVVLNVGGIRHETYKATLKKIPATRLSKLTEALGNYDPILNEYFFDRHPGVFAQVLNYYRTGKLHYPTDVCGPLFEEELDFWGLDSNQVEPCCWMTYTQHRDTQETLTVLDRLDLDTEMPTDEELARKFGFEEAYYQGTLTWWQKLKPQMWSLFDEPYSSLSAKVISIVSVLFIFISIMSFCLKTHPDMRVPVIVNRSVNMGNETSWAVDKTHTNAHVCFFYIECMCNAWFTLEFLIRITASPNRCEFIKSSVNLIDMVATLSFYLDLALQRFASHLENADILEFLSIIRIMRLFKLTRHSSGLKILIQTFRASAKELALLVFFLVLGIVIFASLVYYAERTQYNPKNDFQSIPLGLWWALVTMTTVGYGDMVPKTYVGMFVGALCALAGVLTIALPVPVIVSNFAMYYSHTQARAKLPKKRRRVLPVEQPRVRAPGAPLGMTGVPGAGGPPGCTQQHMQSGGPTSGTGALAPGHGQTPGVGCTGGQGPQNRRMNAIKTNHPKDVSFATKTEEDRRNSNLRTNGTKTAGGLG from the exons ATGAGTGTTCTAAACATGGATTCGGAGAACCGGGTGGTTCTGAACGTGGGTGGTATCCGGCATGAGACGTACAAGGCGACCCTGAAGAAGATCCCCGCGACGAGGCTGTCGAAGCTGACCGAGGCCCTCGGTAACTACGACCCCATCCTGAACGAATACTTCTTCGACAGACATCCGGGGGTCTTTGCCCAGGTGCTCAATTACTATCGCACTGGGAAACTTCACTATCCGACGGATGTTTGTGGACCACTGTTCGAAGAGGAACTGGACTTCTGGGGTCTGGATTCCAACCAGGTGGAGCCATGTTGCTGGATGACCTACACTCAG CATCGGGACACGCAGGAAACGCTGACAGTCCTCGACAGGTTGGACCTCGACACCGAGATGCCGACCGACGAGGAGCTGGCGAGGAAGTTCGGTTTCGAGGAGGCCTACTACCAGGGTACTCTTACGTGGTGGCAGAAGCTCAAACCTCAGATGTGGTCGCTGTTCGATGAACCCTACTCCTCCTTATCGGCTAAG GTGATCAGTATAGTCTCGGTCCTGTTCATTTTCATCTCGATCATGTCGTTCTGCCTGAAGACGCATCCGGACATGCGGGTGCCGGTAATCGTGAACCGTTCGGTGAACATGGGAAACGAGACCTCCTGGGCGGTGGACAAAACGCACACGAACGCTCACGTCTGCTTTTTCTACATCGAGTGTATGTGCAACGCCTGGTTTACCCTCGAGTTCCTAATACGGATAACCGCGAGCCCGAATCGCTGCGAGTTCATCAAGAGCTCGGTGAACTTGATCGACATGGTCGCGACCCTAAGTTTCTACCTCGATCTGGCGCTACAGCGTTTCGCCTCCCACCTCGAGAACGCCGATATCCTCGAGTTCTTGAGCATCATACGTATCATGAGACTGTTCAAGTTAACCCGTCACTCGTCCGGCCTGAAGATCCTGATACAAACGTTCCGCGCCTCGGCGAAGGAGCTGGCCCTCCTCGTCTTCTTCCTGGTCCTCGGCATCGTGATCTTCGCCAGTCTGGTATATTACGCGGAACGTACGCAGTACAATCCGAAGAACGATTTCCAGAGCATACCACTGGGGCTATGGTGGGCCCTGGTCACGATGACCACCGTCGGTTACGGGGACATGGTGCCGAAGACCTATGTCGGGATGTTCGTCGGCGCCCTCTGCGCCCTGGCCGGTGTCCTCACGATCGCCCTGCCCGTGCCCGTGATCGTCAGCAACTTTGCGATGTATTACAGTCACACGCAGGCGCGAGCCAAACTACCCAAGAAGAGACGCCGGGTACTTCCGGTCGAGCAGCCGAGAGTCAGAGCTCCAGGTGCGCCGCTGGGAATGACCGGAGTCCCTGGTGCCGGAGGACCACCGGGATGCACCCAACAGCATATGCAGTCGGGTGGACCGACATCCGGTACCGGTGCTCTAGCTCCTGGACACGGACAGACGCCGGGAGTCGGATGCACCGGCGGCCAGGGACCTCAGAATAGACGGATGAACGCTATCAAGACCAATCATCCTAAGGACGTTTCGTTCGCTACGAAAACAG